A single Maridesulfovibrio frigidus DSM 17176 DNA region contains:
- a CDS encoding DUF2325 domain-containing protein produces the protein MCAALIGGMDRLKRNYITSAKEQGVKLKVFTGKENNVSAMLGKADHVIIFTNQISHSAKIGAVKYAKANNIPLHMFHSCGVSTLKACLKKL, from the coding sequence ATGTGTGCAGCTCTTATAGGCGGGATGGATCGGCTAAAAAGGAATTACATCACCTCTGCTAAGGAGCAAGGGGTTAAGCTTAAAGTTTTTACGGGGAAAGAAAACAACGTTTCCGCCATGCTGGGGAAGGCAGATCATGTAATAATTTTTACCAACCAAATATCACATTCAGCCAAAATAGGCGCCGTTAAGTATGCAAAGGCAAACAATATTCCCCTGCACATGTTTCACTCTTGTGGGGTTTCAACTCTTAAAGCTTGTCTGAAAAAGCTCTGA
- a CDS encoding PAS domain-containing hybrid sensor histidine kinase/response regulator, giving the protein MSKLAQNIKSIKTYRLCTLLAAAICGIALLSALSIGSVLSYSYFKSLKAEFHDRVRAEGEVHSLEVYSFLNRAMSRLGELSRDNSIRVTMMLGADYPLIEKLEEYDQSPLGVDYFILRKGDDKIFSSTSKKFDSVLVRQALENTPYRCTFCRSSDGKLVTVFSVPIRSRLKVVGSVACIVDASKSRLDSLVDSSTGGRLILFNQGIASDFLSGKPLSLEVNDAISDEMVHARLGDKLEGALFRSSLVPGLSYFVSDERLFKVISKAFYLSLPFIIIISGICMFVALFISRKLGQPLQTITETVESVSKGMDVAINDKDSHIHEIGTLEKSLSYLLESLRRAKGLEAYQFYFDNVSDLVCITDIDGLFIETNVQITDQLGYSKEELLSKTIFELVPAYERASLRAVLSDILGGSATDSFECSMITKTGRSVYSEVRTRKIKYHGADVLLSVVRDATDRKNDEEELQRYAAELLRANEVEERNSAHMADTLKQLEDAMARAEVASRTKSSFLAQMSHEIRTPMNSILGMADMLRETPLDAEQNSYVNIFQDSGVVLMDLINDILDLSKIEAGELSIEKTEFNLDRLVDEVSGIMSVTAWKKGLDLDCHIDPSVPSLFVGDPTRMKQIIINLLSNAIKFTDIGTISLGITSRFVDDGKVLLKMVVTDTGIGIPEENVDLLFENFTQADSSTTRKFGGTGLGLAITKNLVELMGGTISALNGISGGAQFNVEVVVHMADSLDLQMAEIEKAVRGKTLLVVDQSPVVRTYICACLEKWGAACILAENGISACQKIKKTNKKIDLIIISEKFGDSDGLGEVDAIKECMTFSKPDVCLLSLSPGESYSSPVVNKLFGVKGSIRWPMTRGILQCAMLNVLGNESVECLVKDPEAILLPTRILFAEDSESNRMLVEFYLKDTPFKITSVPDGRTAVDMYKKHNFDLVLMDVNMPVLDGYAATKEIRYYERKNGYPNTPIVILTANEISEDIQHRIEYGYNGYITKPIKKIALVRNVLKFTS; this is encoded by the coding sequence TTGTCGAAACTTGCTCAAAATATAAAAAGTATAAAAACTTATAGATTGTGTACGCTCTTGGCTGCGGCTATTTGTGGTATTGCGCTACTTTCTGCGCTGTCCATTGGCAGTGTCCTTTCTTATAGTTATTTTAAAAGTCTCAAGGCTGAATTTCATGACCGTGTCAGAGCTGAAGGGGAAGTTCACAGTCTTGAAGTATACAGCTTTTTAAATCGGGCCATGTCTCGGCTTGGCGAGCTTAGTAGGGATAATTCAATTCGAGTTACGATGATGCTCGGAGCAGATTATCCGCTCATTGAAAAGCTTGAAGAGTACGATCAAAGTCCCTTAGGTGTGGATTATTTCATATTGAGAAAAGGTGATGATAAAATTTTTTCATCCACTTCTAAAAAATTCGATAGTGTCCTTGTAAGGCAAGCCCTCGAAAATACACCATATCGCTGCACTTTTTGCCGATCTTCTGACGGTAAATTGGTGACAGTTTTTTCAGTTCCTATTCGTAGCCGGCTGAAAGTTGTCGGTAGCGTTGCCTGTATTGTTGATGCCTCTAAGTCGCGACTTGATTCACTTGTCGATAGCAGTACTGGCGGAAGACTTATTCTATTCAATCAAGGAATCGCATCAGATTTTCTTTCAGGCAAGCCTCTTTCTTTAGAAGTCAATGATGCTATTTCTGATGAAATGGTTCACGCGCGTCTTGGCGATAAACTGGAGGGCGCTCTCTTTCGCAGTTCGCTAGTTCCCGGTCTTTCTTATTTCGTTTCAGATGAGCGTTTGTTCAAAGTCATTTCGAAAGCATTCTATCTTTCACTACCTTTTATTATCATAATTTCAGGGATATGTATGTTTGTGGCGCTCTTTATCAGCCGCAAACTTGGCCAGCCGCTGCAGACTATTACTGAGACTGTAGAGAGTGTTTCAAAGGGGATGGATGTAGCTATCAATGATAAGGATAGCCATATTCACGAGATAGGTACACTTGAGAAATCTTTGTCTTATCTTTTGGAAAGTTTACGTAGGGCAAAGGGGCTTGAGGCTTACCAGTTTTACTTTGATAACGTTAGTGATCTTGTTTGTATTACTGATATTGATGGTCTTTTCATTGAAACAAATGTTCAAATCACTGATCAGTTGGGCTATTCTAAGGAAGAGCTTCTGTCTAAAACTATTTTTGAACTGGTACCTGCGTATGAGCGCGCCTCTTTACGTGCAGTGTTAAGTGATATTTTGGGAGGCAGCGCAACTGATAGTTTTGAATGTTCCATGATTACGAAGACAGGGCGCTCAGTTTACTCTGAAGTTCGTACCCGAAAGATTAAGTACCATGGGGCCGATGTTTTACTCAGTGTTGTTCGTGATGCTACTGACAGAAAAAATGATGAAGAAGAGTTACAGCGTTATGCCGCAGAACTGCTTCGGGCTAATGAAGTGGAGGAGAGAAACTCCGCACATATGGCTGACACTCTTAAGCAACTTGAAGATGCCATGGCTCGTGCTGAGGTTGCAAGCCGAACTAAAAGCAGCTTTCTTGCCCAGATGAGTCATGAGATCCGTACTCCTATGAACTCAATTCTAGGTATGGCGGATATGCTTAGAGAGACTCCGCTTGACGCTGAGCAGAATAGTTATGTGAATATATTTCAGGACTCCGGTGTGGTCCTTATGGATCTTATTAATGATATTCTTGATTTATCAAAGATTGAAGCCGGTGAGCTATCCATAGAAAAAACCGAATTTAACTTGGATCGTCTGGTTGATGAAGTTTCGGGCATTATGTCTGTCACTGCGTGGAAGAAGGGGCTGGATTTAGATTGTCATATAGATCCTTCCGTCCCGTCCCTCTTTGTGGGAGATCCTACAAGAATGAAGCAAATAATTATTAATCTGCTGAGTAACGCAATTAAATTTACAGACATAGGGACTATCAGTCTAGGCATCACCAGTCGATTTGTGGACGATGGCAAAGTGCTTTTAAAGATGGTTGTAACTGATACGGGTATTGGAATTCCAGAAGAGAATGTAGATCTTCTATTTGAAAATTTTACGCAGGCGGATTCCTCTACAACTCGTAAGTTCGGTGGTACCGGGCTGGGGCTTGCTATCACAAAAAATCTTGTAGAACTTATGGGTGGGACTATTTCTGCTTTAAATGGCATTTCGGGCGGTGCGCAGTTTAATGTTGAAGTAGTTGTGCACATGGCAGACAGTCTTGACCTGCAAATGGCAGAGATTGAAAAAGCTGTCCGCGGTAAGACTCTTTTGGTGGTTGACCAGAGCCCGGTTGTTAGAACTTATATTTGTGCATGTTTGGAAAAGTGGGGCGCTGCATGCATTTTGGCAGAGAATGGTATTTCGGCATGTCAGAAGATCAAAAAAACCAATAAAAAAATTGATCTTATAATTATATCAGAGAAATTTGGTGACTCAGATGGACTTGGAGAAGTTGATGCTATCAAAGAATGCATGACTTTTTCTAAGCCGGACGTTTGCCTGCTTTCTTTGTCTCCCGGTGAGAGTTACAGTAGCCCGGTAGTTAATAAATTATTCGGGGTGAAAGGGAGCATTCGCTGGCCCATGACGCGGGGCATTTTGCAATGCGCAATGCTGAATGTGTTGGGTAATGAATCTGTGGAATGTTTGGTAAAAGATCCGGAAGCGATACTTTTACCAACACGAATTCTTTTTGCTGAAGATTCTGAAAGTAACAGAATGCTGGTTGAATTCTATTTGAAAGATACTCCGTTCAAAATCACTTCAGTGCCCGATGGCCGCACGGCTGTAGATATGTATAAGAAGCACAACTTTGACTTGGTGCTGATGGATGTCAATATGCCCGTTTTGGATGGTTATGCGGCAACAAAAGAAATACGGTACTATGAGAGGAAGAACGGGTACCCCAATACTCCGATTGTTATTTTGACAGCGAACGAAATCTCTGAAGATATACAACACCGTATTGAGTATGGATACAATGGTTATATCACAAAGCCGATTAAGAAGATTGCTTTGGTCCGGAATGTTTTGAAATTCACTTCTTAA
- a CDS encoding iron-sulfur cluster assembly scaffold protein has product MSDPLDSLLLEIQQKCDDAAVDMFGEETTLRWKNPSFAATMEKPDTMGEVTGTCGDCIKIFLLFEGDKISEASFYTDGCGASIVSSDVACELAKGKSIDEASEIGGEEIIEVLGKIPEDKRHCAHLASSALQDALGAWLNKSSGA; this is encoded by the coding sequence ATGAGCGACCCACTCGACAGTCTATTATTAGAAATTCAGCAGAAGTGTGACGATGCAGCTGTAGATATGTTCGGTGAAGAAACAACTCTCAGATGGAAAAATCCATCTTTTGCCGCGACAATGGAAAAGCCTGATACAATGGGCGAAGTTACCGGCACATGCGGAGACTGCATAAAAATATTTCTTCTATTTGAGGGAGATAAAATATCTGAAGCGTCATTTTATACCGACGGATGCGGGGCCAGCATCGTGAGTTCTGACGTAGCCTGTGAACTGGCTAAAGGTAAAAGCATTGATGAAGCGTCTGAAATAGGCGGTGAGGAAATTATAGAGGTACTAGGCAAAATACCGGAAGATAAAAGACACTGTGCCCACCTTGCGTCATCTGCTCTGCAGGATGCTCTTGGAGCATGGTTAAACAAAAGTTCCGGAGCTTAA
- a CDS encoding YqiA/YcfP family alpha/beta fold hydrolase: protein MKNIFLNIHGFGSSGQNSKAQALIESFPNHKLISPDLPTDPEESLKVLEKIIAENESARIIMQGSSMGGFYALVMHLRHGIPALLINPALTPAALVQSRVGEMYDFKNGQQLLIEQEHVERFARVEKEITEALTAGGINKGGVLALIGEQDEVLDQNIMKGILTKLGAEVISYETDHHFAGYDKVTEDDQKVRSFLLTTRS from the coding sequence ATGAAAAATATTTTTTTGAATATTCACGGCTTCGGTTCATCCGGGCAAAATTCGAAGGCTCAGGCTCTGATTGAATCTTTTCCTAACCATAAACTGATTAGCCCGGATCTTCCCACTGATCCGGAGGAAAGTTTGAAGGTTCTAGAAAAGATAATTGCCGAAAACGAATCAGCCCGAATAATAATGCAAGGCTCATCCATGGGCGGATTCTACGCACTTGTTATGCATTTAAGGCACGGTATTCCGGCTTTACTGATAAATCCAGCTCTCACACCTGCGGCCCTCGTCCAATCTAGAGTAGGTGAAATGTATGACTTTAAAAATGGGCAGCAACTCCTCATAGAGCAAGAACATGTAGAAAGATTTGCGCGCGTCGAAAAAGAAATCACTGAAGCCCTCACCGCTGGCGGCATCAATAAAGGTGGAGTTCTAGCTCTTATCGGTGAGCAGGATGAAGTATTAGATCAGAATATAATGAAAGGAATACTTACAAAACTTGGCGCGGAAGTCATTTCATACGAAACAGACCACCACTTTGCGGGCTATGACAAAGTAACTGAAGATGATCAAAAAGTTAGATCTTTTCTATTAACTACCCGTTCTTGA
- a CDS encoding GNAT family N-acetyltransferase, which translates to MTDILKGYDISWAQSVTSVDKDEWNGLASLIDFPFLEWDWLRLLEESGSICAETGWLSAHMLVRHEGRLVAAAPLYVRDQSEGEFIFDRVWHEVAQKGGITYYPKVVGMSPYTPASGYRFLIAPDACAEHLVRLICQTLDRFCAANGLGSSAFNFVDPEWTAEMETHGYATWQHQGYVWENHNYADYDQWLATLNGNRRKTVRRERKSLKADNIRIETLVGDDIPEEYFPLMYECYAATNDKFGVWSCKFLNERFFDGLQKHMRKNLLFTVAFKEGSPDPIAMSMFVFAGDRLWGRYWGCFEEVRFLHFELCYYAPIEWAIANNIRLYDPGMGGEHKARRGFLSAPCYSLHRFSDPSMDLTFKTYILEVNTLENGYINEMNDMMPIIKGRSLNHIKNG; encoded by the coding sequence ATGACTGATATTCTTAAGGGTTATGATATATCTTGGGCTCAGTCCGTTACCAGCGTGGATAAAGACGAATGGAACGGGCTTGCAAGCCTTATCGATTTTCCTTTTTTGGAATGGGATTGGTTGCGCCTTCTTGAAGAAAGCGGCAGCATTTGCGCTGAAACTGGATGGCTAAGTGCGCATATGCTTGTTCGTCACGAGGGCAGGCTTGTTGCTGCTGCTCCCTTGTACGTGAGGGATCAAAGTGAAGGCGAATTCATTTTTGATCGGGTTTGGCACGAAGTAGCTCAGAAAGGCGGCATAACTTATTATCCAAAAGTTGTTGGGATGAGTCCTTATACTCCTGCTTCGGGATACCGCTTTTTGATTGCTCCTGATGCTTGTGCGGAGCATCTTGTAAGATTGATTTGCCAGACTTTAGATAGATTTTGCGCAGCCAATGGCCTTGGAAGTAGTGCGTTTAATTTTGTTGATCCAGAATGGACAGCTGAAATGGAAACTCATGGGTATGCTACATGGCAGCATCAAGGATACGTCTGGGAAAATCATAATTACGCAGATTATGATCAGTGGCTGGCGACCTTGAATGGCAATCGCAGAAAAACTGTCCGCCGCGAGAGGAAGTCTTTGAAGGCCGATAATATAAGAATTGAAACCCTCGTGGGGGATGATATCCCCGAAGAATATTTCCCTTTGATGTATGAATGCTATGCCGCAACTAACGATAAATTCGGGGTCTGGAGTTGCAAATTTTTGAATGAACGTTTCTTTGATGGGCTGCAAAAGCATATGCGCAAGAATCTTCTTTTCACTGTTGCGTTTAAAGAAGGAAGTCCCGATCCTATTGCTATGTCGATGTTTGTTTTCGCTGGTGACAGGCTTTGGGGCAGGTATTGGGGATGCTTTGAGGAAGTAAGATTTTTACACTTTGAATTATGCTATTATGCTCCGATCGAATGGGCTATTGCGAATAATATCCGTCTATACGACCCTGGAATGGGTGGTGAACATAAAGCCAGACGCGGATTTTTATCTGCTCCCTGTTACAGTCTTCACAGGTTTAGTGATCCTTCCATGGATTTAACTTTTAAGACTTATATTCTCGAGGTTAATACTCTGGAGAACGGCTATATCAATGAAATGAACGATATGATGCCTATCATTAAAGGCCGCTCGTTAAATCATATCAAGAACGGGTAG
- a CDS encoding LysR substrate-binding domain-containing protein, giving the protein MELRQLRYFVAVAEELHFGRAARRVHIAQPPFSQQIKGLEEEIGAKLLERNSRNVQLTAEGQYFYGQAVSILAQAQVVALTVARMAKGESGCVNVGFMEVAMDSPLPEAIRGFRHSSPDVSVQISQLGGSAQLAKIRSGELDVGFSTVFLHGMDGLASIRLFSKKHAIAVPDDHKFAREKSLSLEDIADEKLILFPRSGQPDLHDSIIKAFSKKRLVPIISQEVAGLSGAAALIASGMGITFLPDSSRVIREGITLIPIRDEFPTMDLFMVWKRGDLSNTNKGFMESVADYFLKCTSFFDEIGE; this is encoded by the coding sequence ATGGAATTACGACAGCTTAGATATTTTGTTGCAGTTGCAGAGGAGTTGCACTTCGGACGTGCTGCCCGCAGAGTGCATATCGCTCAGCCTCCTTTTTCACAGCAAATAAAAGGTCTCGAAGAGGAGATTGGCGCAAAATTACTTGAGCGCAATAGTCGTAACGTTCAGCTCACTGCGGAAGGTCAGTACTTTTATGGTCAGGCCGTTTCTATTTTAGCGCAAGCACAAGTTGTTGCTCTTACTGTAGCTAGAATGGCGAAAGGTGAATCTGGCTGCGTGAATGTGGGTTTTATGGAAGTGGCTATGGATAGCCCTTTGCCGGAGGCTATACGGGGTTTTAGGCATAGCTCTCCTGATGTTTCCGTGCAAATCAGCCAACTTGGTGGTTCTGCTCAACTTGCAAAGATCCGTTCTGGGGAACTTGATGTCGGTTTTTCTACCGTTTTCTTGCATGGAATGGATGGACTTGCCTCCATAAGATTGTTTTCAAAAAAACATGCAATTGCTGTCCCTGATGACCATAAATTTGCGCGTGAAAAAAGTTTGTCATTAGAAGATATTGCGGACGAAAAGCTGATATTATTCCCTCGGTCAGGCCAGCCCGATTTGCATGATTCTATAATTAAGGCCTTCAGTAAAAAGAGATTGGTGCCGATAATAAGTCAAGAGGTAGCCGGACTATCTGGAGCCGCTGCTTTAATTGCTTCTGGGATGGGCATTACTTTTTTGCCGGATAGCAGTCGTGTCATCCGGGAGGGGATAACTTTGATTCCTATACGGGATGAATTTCCTACTATGGACCTTTTTATGGTATGGAAGAGGGGAGACCTCTCTAATACCAATAAAGGTTTTATGGAGAGTGTTGCTGACTATTTTTTAAAGTGTACATCTTTCTTTGATGAGATTGGCGAATAA
- a CDS encoding deoxyribonuclease IV, whose protein sequence is MYLGAHMPITGGLDKAVDRIMSIGGTALQIFTHNQRQWKVKPLDDELVEKFKSRRAEWGNYPVSVHDSYLINLASPKPESAEKSIKAFAKELTRTERLGIEYVVTHPGSHLGSGKVEALERYVANLDQAIAMSETEEVRVLIENTAGQGTNLGSRFGELATILEDSGYTERLGVCFDTCHAFAAGYDLRTPETYEKVFERFDSLIGLDFIRFFHLNDCKEGLESNKDRHENIGKGQIGIEGFRSLLNDTRFSTIPKVLETPKGDDAEFEADRMNLEVLRSLRLG, encoded by the coding sequence ATGTATTTGGGCGCTCATATGCCGATTACCGGCGGACTCGATAAGGCTGTTGACAGGATAATGTCTATTGGTGGAACTGCGTTACAGATTTTCACTCACAATCAGAGGCAGTGGAAGGTTAAGCCGCTTGACGATGAATTGGTCGAGAAATTTAAGTCGCGCAGAGCAGAGTGGGGCAATTACCCCGTTTCTGTTCATGATTCCTATCTAATCAATTTAGCTTCGCCCAAACCGGAAAGTGCTGAAAAATCTATTAAGGCTTTTGCTAAAGAACTTACTAGAACTGAACGCCTTGGGATTGAATATGTCGTGACACATCCCGGATCACACCTAGGTTCTGGTAAAGTTGAAGCTCTTGAACGGTATGTTGCTAACCTTGATCAGGCTATAGCTATGTCTGAGACCGAAGAGGTCAGGGTTCTTATTGAGAATACAGCCGGACAGGGAACGAACTTAGGCAGTCGATTTGGTGAGCTGGCTACAATTCTCGAAGATTCCGGCTATACGGAGCGGTTGGGAGTTTGTTTTGATACGTGCCATGCTTTTGCCGCAGGGTACGATTTGCGGACACCTGAAACCTATGAAAAAGTTTTTGAAAGGTTTGATAGTCTCATTGGGCTAGATTTTATACGGTTCTTCCATTTGAATGATTGCAAGGAAGGGCTTGAGAGCAACAAAGATCGCCACGAGAATATAGGTAAGGGGCAGATCGGAATTGAAGGATTCAGATCCCTTCTCAACGACACCCGTTTCTCTACCATTCCAAAGGTCCTTGAGACTCCTAAAGGCGATGATGCTGAATTTGAGGCTGATAGAATGAATCTTGAAGTTTTACGCTCACTTCGCTTAGGTTAG
- a CDS encoding GAK system CofD-like protein produces MVKDHPGIVFFSGGTALAGLSGRLADVNPECSYIITTFDSGGSSAELRKTFDMPAVGDIRNRLISLANCDTVENLEIVRLLAYRFPKYRDIEALNGELFHLANGTHPLMENISEVVCKILSNHFTRFIELSDGRFNPAYACLGNIILATGYMIHKGVLAPPIAQFSRLIRARGVVRAASMDSGHLAVRLLNGEVLAGQHLFTGKEAPPVSSPIDGLWACSGVEDPWPRSVHASSLAMMLIKEADVIVYPMGSFYSSILASLLPRGMGQAISRNNCSKIFIPNMGHDPELLGHDVPLQVEKLLEILRMDNAAEISSESVLSIILIDSKNGNYEGGLSLEALQKLPLTIIDRKLVSAKTAPLIDPDLLAPVLMEIAQDN; encoded by the coding sequence GTGGTAAAGGATCATCCCGGGATTGTTTTTTTCAGCGGTGGGACAGCGCTTGCGGGTCTTTCCGGAAGGTTAGCTGATGTTAATCCTGAATGTTCTTATATTATCACCACATTTGATTCCGGTGGCAGTTCTGCCGAACTGAGAAAAACTTTTGATATGCCCGCTGTAGGTGACATTCGCAACAGGCTTATATCGCTGGCAAATTGTGATACCGTTGAGAACTTAGAAATTGTCAGGTTGCTCGCTTATCGCTTTCCTAAATACAGAGATATAGAAGCTCTTAATGGGGAGCTGTTTCATTTAGCCAACGGAACTCATCCGTTAATGGAAAATATTTCAGAAGTGGTTTGTAAAATACTTTCAAATCATTTTACCCGCTTTATAGAACTGTCTGACGGCAGATTTAACCCTGCATATGCTTGTCTCGGCAATATTATTCTTGCTACCGGATATATGATTCATAAGGGGGTATTAGCTCCTCCCATTGCTCAATTTTCCAGACTTATCAGGGCTAGGGGAGTAGTTCGTGCTGCTTCTATGGATAGCGGTCATTTGGCCGTTCGTTTGCTTAATGGTGAAGTTCTTGCTGGGCAGCATTTATTTACCGGCAAAGAAGCCCCGCCTGTTTCGTCTCCCATAGATGGTTTGTGGGCTTGTTCTGGAGTTGAAGATCCATGGCCTCGTTCAGTTCATGCCTCATCGCTTGCTATGATGCTTATCAAAGAGGCCGATGTCATTGTTTATCCCATGGGAAGTTTTTATTCGAGTATACTTGCTTCTCTTCTTCCGAGAGGAATGGGGCAGGCTATATCCAGAAATAATTGCTCGAAAATTTTTATCCCTAATATGGGACATGACCCTGAACTTCTTGGACATGATGTGCCTTTGCAGGTTGAAAAACTGCTAGAAATATTGAGAATGGACAATGCAGCTGAAATTTCAAGTGAGTCCGTTTTATCCATAATACTCATCGATTCTAAAAATGGGAATTACGAGGGAGGGCTGTCGTTAGAAGCTCTTCAAAAACTACCTCTGACAATTATTGATCGTAAGCTTGTTTCTGCAAAAACTGCTCCGCTTATTGATCCAGATTTACTTGCACCAGTGCTTATGGAAATAGCTCAGGATAATTAG